The following proteins are encoded in a genomic region of Catellatospora sp. TT07R-123:
- a CDS encoding DUF2516 family protein: MVAANFAFATEALIDRVLVYGITVLLLWAFVDCAFRRADAFVAIGTLQKAVWLLIVGVASLIMVWQSLTFPDMGLLSWLGSFVAAFYLLEVRRGLREAIEGPW, from the coding sequence ATGGTCGCCGCCAACTTCGCCTTCGCCACGGAAGCCCTGATCGACCGCGTCCTGGTCTACGGGATCACGGTGCTGCTGCTGTGGGCCTTCGTGGACTGCGCGTTCCGGCGCGCCGACGCCTTCGTCGCCATCGGCACCCTGCAGAAGGCGGTCTGGCTGCTGATCGTCGGTGTCGCCTCGCTGATCATGGTGTGGCAGTCGCTGACATTCCCGGACATGGGCCTGCTCTCCTGGCTCGGCAGCTTCGTGGCGGCCTTCTACCTGCTGGAGGTCCGGCGCGGCCTGCGTGAGGCGATCGAGGGACCCTGGTGA
- a CDS encoding EI24 domain-containing protein — protein MAGQSVKNFFTGVRLYGRGLARYARSPRLILLGLIPAVLSLVLFTGLFFLLFYFMGEITDTVTWFARDWSEAGRETMRVFAGITVVGVSGLVAVLSYTAVTLLIGDPFYEKIAESIEEGFGGVPNAVELPWYQELRRSLVDALRLLLVSVLIAVPLFAAGFIPVVGQSVVPVIGAFVGGWFLSLELVGVAYNRRGLRLPDRRRALRQDRATALGFGVAVFCTFLIPLGAVLLMPAAVAGGTLLARRSLNLPIHQE, from the coding sequence GTGGCAGGTCAATCCGTAAAGAATTTCTTCACCGGCGTACGGCTCTACGGCCGGGGCCTCGCCAGGTATGCCCGCAGCCCCCGCCTCATCCTGCTCGGACTGATCCCGGCGGTGCTGAGCCTCGTGCTGTTCACGGGTCTGTTCTTCCTGCTGTTCTACTTCATGGGCGAGATCACGGACACGGTCACCTGGTTCGCCCGGGACTGGTCCGAGGCCGGCCGCGAGACGATGCGCGTCTTCGCGGGCATCACGGTCGTCGGCGTGTCCGGGCTGGTGGCGGTGCTGTCGTACACGGCGGTGACGCTGCTGATCGGCGACCCGTTCTACGAGAAGATCGCCGAGTCGATCGAGGAAGGCTTCGGCGGCGTCCCCAACGCCGTCGAGCTGCCCTGGTACCAGGAGCTGCGGCGCAGTCTGGTGGACGCGCTGCGGCTGCTGCTGGTGTCGGTGCTGATCGCGGTCCCGCTGTTCGCGGCCGGGTTCATCCCGGTCGTGGGGCAGAGCGTGGTGCCGGTGATCGGGGCGTTCGTCGGCGGCTGGTTCCTGTCGCTGGAGCTGGTCGGGGTGGCGTACAACCGGCGCGGCCTGCGCCTGCCGGACCGCCGCCGCGCGCTGCGCCAGGACCGTGCGACCGCGCTCGGGTTCGGGGTGGCGGTGTTCTGCACGTTCCTCATCCCGCTGGGGGCGGTGCTGCTGATGCCCGCCGCCGTCGCGGGCGGCACCCTGCTGGCCCGCCGCTCCCTCAACCTCCCCATCCACCAGGAATAG
- a CDS encoding alpha/beta fold hydrolase, translated as MNDLRWPPPPDGFPRRLGKPRNSAPNTGRPAPPALPTEIVDTPHGVQLERLITGVGTPVTVFAHGLGHGIAETRPLGSAVSGKRVFFQFRGHGESSAPRGAWDYGDLARDLRAVADMTGATRALGVSLGAGALCRLLAETPDRFEKVVFFLPAVLDRPRPDAARKRLVNLLEAINSGDLPTVANAVVEEIPPSARNGASGWAYVRQRLSTLMNAGLSSGLLTLPDQVAVPDVNLLRDVTAKALVIGCIGDDLHPSSIAEELASVLPEVSLHIYNRPAVLWHERADLRERISSFLNG; from the coding sequence ATGAATGATCTGCGCTGGCCACCCCCGCCGGACGGATTTCCTCGCCGCCTGGGCAAGCCGCGCAACTCCGCGCCCAACACCGGCCGCCCGGCCCCGCCCGCGCTGCCGACCGAGATCGTGGACACCCCGCACGGCGTGCAGCTCGAACGCCTGATCACCGGCGTCGGCACGCCCGTCACCGTCTTCGCGCACGGCCTGGGCCACGGCATCGCCGAGACCCGCCCGCTCGGCAGCGCCGTGAGCGGCAAGCGCGTGTTCTTCCAGTTCCGCGGCCACGGCGAGTCCAGCGCCCCGCGCGGCGCCTGGGACTACGGCGACCTGGCCCGCGACCTGCGCGCCGTCGCCGACATGACCGGCGCCACCCGGGCGCTCGGGGTCAGCCTCGGCGCGGGCGCGCTGTGCCGCCTGCTCGCCGAGACCCCGGACCGGTTCGAGAAGGTCGTCTTCTTCCTGCCCGCGGTGCTCGACCGGCCGCGGCCCGACGCCGCCCGCAAGCGGCTGGTCAACCTGCTGGAGGCGATCAACAGCGGCGACCTGCCGACGGTCGCCAACGCCGTGGTCGAGGAGATCCCGCCGTCGGCCCGCAACGGCGCCTCCGGCTGGGCGTACGTGCGCCAGCGGCTCAGCACCCTGATGAACGCCGGCCTGAGCAGCGGGCTGCTCACCCTGCCCGACCAGGTCGCCGTGCCCGACGTCAACCTGCTGCGCGACGTCACCGCCAAGGCGCTGGTCATCGGCTGCATCGGCGACGACCTGCACCCGTCCTCGATCGCGGAGGAACTCGCCTCGGTGCTGCCCGAGGTGTCGCTGCACATCTACAACCGCCCGGCCGTGCTCTGGCACGAGCGGGCTGACCTGCGCGAACGGATCTCGTCCTTCCTCAACGGTTGA